Proteins co-encoded in one Cytobacillus sp. NJ13 genomic window:
- a CDS encoding L-serine ammonia-lyase, iron-sulfur-dependent, subunit alpha: MEKHKILRILEKELVVALGCTEPVAIALAAATAKSHAKGEIKELCLKASGNIIKNAKSVGIPGMSSYGLDFAAAIGAVAGDPARKLEVLEGVGPEDELLALKLIEEGKVTSLQAETPKRLYIEAVLKTDMQTSRVVISDNHSNITLIEVDGEVIYQGGCENIGIQSEEDELIALTIEEIYEWVLSAEINSLSLVKKSIELNRAIGMEGLSGEYGLKVGKTIKRNVEMGILSDDIATAAMSLAAAGSDARMAGSTLPVMANTGSGNQGIAVTLPVVAAAERLKVTEEKMIRAVALSHLVTIHIKSKFGRLSALCGVTAAGMGASAAIVYLLDGQLQQIKAAIQNTIGNVSGMICDGAKAGCAMKVSTCSNVAVQSALLALNDQEIKSTDGFIHDDVEKSIESFCKLGNEGTRHTDELILKLMMEK; the protein is encoded by the coding sequence ATGGAGAAGCACAAGATCTTAAGAATTCTGGAAAAAGAACTGGTGGTTGCCCTTGGATGTACGGAACCTGTTGCGATTGCACTCGCTGCAGCAACGGCAAAGAGCCATGCTAAAGGGGAAATAAAAGAGCTTTGCTTAAAAGCGAGCGGAAACATCATCAAAAATGCAAAATCAGTCGGAATTCCCGGCATGAGTTCCTATGGTCTTGATTTCGCAGCGGCAATCGGCGCTGTGGCAGGGGACCCTGCAAGAAAGCTGGAAGTATTAGAGGGAGTGGGGCCTGAAGATGAGCTGTTGGCTCTCAAACTTATTGAAGAAGGAAAAGTAACTTCCCTCCAGGCGGAGACACCGAAAAGGCTATATATCGAAGCGGTATTAAAAACAGATATGCAGACTTCGAGAGTGGTAATCTCTGATAACCACAGCAATATTACTTTAATTGAGGTTGATGGCGAGGTTATCTACCAGGGCGGATGTGAAAATATAGGAATCCAATCAGAAGAAGATGAATTAATTGCACTCACCATTGAGGAGATATATGAATGGGTGCTAAGTGCGGAAATCAATTCCTTATCACTTGTAAAAAAGAGTATTGAGCTCAATCGGGCCATTGGAATGGAAGGCCTATCAGGTGAATATGGCTTAAAGGTAGGAAAAACGATAAAGAGGAATGTGGAAATGGGCATCTTGTCGGATGATATTGCTACTGCGGCTATGTCTTTGGCTGCAGCTGGATCAGATGCGAGAATGGCAGGATCCACACTTCCAGTTATGGCAAACACCGGAAGCGGCAACCAGGGAATCGCAGTCACACTTCCAGTTGTTGCTGCTGCAGAAAGACTTAAGGTTACAGAGGAAAAAATGATTCGGGCAGTGGCACTCAGTCATCTGGTTACCATTCATATAAAATCCAAATTTGGCCGGCTTTCGGCTTTATGCGGTGTAACTGCTGCAGGTATGGGGGCAAGTGCAGCCATCGTATATTTGCTGGATGGACAGCTTCAGCAAATCAAAGCAGCCATTCAAAACACAATCGGGAATGTATCCGGAATGATCTGTGACGGAGCAAAAGCCGGCTGTGCCATGAAAGTGTCTACCTGTTCCAATGTAGCTGTGCAGTCTGCCCTTCTTGCACTTAACGATCAGGAAATCAAATCAACCGATGGATTTATTCACGATGATGTTGAAAAAAGTATCGAGAGTTTCTGTAAATTAGGAAATGAAGGAACCCGTCATACGGATGAGCTGATTTTGAAATTGATGATGGAGAAATAA
- the opuFB gene encoding osmoprotectant update ABC transporter permease/substrate-binding subunit OpuFB (The ABC transporter OpuF is widely distributed in Bacillus species other than B. subtilis. OpuFA is the ATP-binding subunit, while OpuFB is a fusion of permease and substrate-binding subunits.), which yields MNTFSSVFNERKGQLLSVLIEHIQISLIALFFAVLIAIPLGIYLTNKQKFAEGIIGVTAVLQTVPSLALLGLLIPLFGIGKVPAIIALVVYALLPILRNTYTGIKEVDDSIIEAARAMGMNRRKRLMKVELPLAMPVIMAGIRTAMVLIVGTATLAALIGAGGLGELILLGIDRNNTALIVLGAIPAAILAILFDILLRRFEDMSFKRSLTALGVFIGAMILVMAIPFLSNKSEENLVIGGKLGSEPEILINMYKLLIENETDLKVELQPGLGKTSFVFNALKSGSIDVYPEFTGTAIAEFLKETAVSTDRGEVYEQAREGMKDQFNMELLEPMAYNNTYALAVPEQLAEEYSLQSISDLKAVEQNIKAGFTLEFSDREDGYRGIQKLYGVDFPTVLTMEPKLRYGAIEKGEINLVDAYSTDSEIARYNLTVLEDDKNLFPPYQGAPLLRAETAEEHPELVRALNKLSGKISDDEMRQMNYKVNVEGASAEETALEYLEKEGLLK from the coding sequence ATGAACACCTTCAGCTCTGTTTTTAATGAAAGGAAAGGGCAATTATTAAGTGTACTTATTGAACATATACAGATTTCGCTTATTGCTTTGTTTTTTGCAGTCCTGATTGCAATACCGCTTGGAATTTATCTGACTAACAAACAAAAATTTGCAGAAGGGATCATTGGCGTGACGGCCGTATTGCAGACTGTTCCCTCACTAGCTTTGCTTGGCCTTTTGATTCCTTTGTTCGGAATAGGCAAAGTGCCTGCTATTATCGCGTTAGTCGTGTATGCCCTTTTGCCCATTCTAAGGAATACATATACAGGCATTAAGGAAGTAGATGATTCCATTATCGAAGCGGCTAGGGCAATGGGAATGAACAGGCGGAAAAGGCTCATGAAGGTAGAGCTTCCTCTCGCCATGCCTGTTATTATGGCCGGTATCCGGACGGCTATGGTGTTAATCGTTGGAACGGCTACTCTTGCTGCATTAATTGGAGCAGGAGGCTTGGGAGAACTGATTCTCCTTGGAATCGACCGGAACAACACGGCCCTGATCGTTCTTGGGGCCATACCTGCAGCCATATTGGCAATCCTTTTTGATATTCTGCTGCGCCGCTTCGAGGATATGTCATTTAAAAGATCACTCACTGCGCTGGGGGTATTCATTGGTGCGATGATATTGGTTATGGCGATTCCTTTCCTGTCAAATAAATCGGAAGAAAATCTTGTCATTGGCGGAAAGCTTGGTTCAGAACCGGAGATCCTTATCAATATGTACAAATTGCTGATTGAAAATGAAACGGATCTTAAAGTGGAATTACAGCCTGGATTAGGAAAAACGTCGTTTGTCTTCAATGCGCTTAAGTCAGGAAGCATCGATGTGTATCCTGAGTTTACCGGTACAGCCATTGCTGAATTTTTAAAAGAGACAGCTGTAAGCACCGACCGTGGAGAGGTTTATGAGCAGGCGAGAGAAGGGATGAAGGATCAATTCAACATGGAGCTGTTAGAACCGATGGCTTACAATAATACGTATGCTTTGGCAGTGCCAGAGCAATTGGCTGAGGAATATAGCCTGCAATCCATTTCAGATCTAAAAGCAGTCGAGCAAAACATAAAAGCAGGCTTCACTCTTGAATTCTCGGATCGGGAAGATGGCTATCGGGGCATTCAAAAGCTTTATGGTGTAGATTTTCCGACTGTTTTAACCATGGAGCCTAAGCTGCGCTATGGAGCCATCGAAAAAGGCGAAATCAACCTAGTGGACGCTTATTCTACAGATAGTGAAATCGCAAGGTATAATCTCACCGTCCTGGAGGATGACAAGAATCTGTTCCCTCCGTACCAGGGTGCCCCATTGCTAAGAGCTGAAACAGCCGAAGAACATCCCGAATTGGTCAGAGCCTTAAACAAATTGAGCGGTAAAATCAGTGACGATGAAATGCGTCAAATGAATTATAAAGTCAATGTTGAAGGGGCAAGTGCTGAAGAAACAGCCCTGGAGTATTTGGAGAAGGAGGGGCTTCTGAAATAG
- a CDS encoding ABC transporter ATP-binding protein, whose product MIQFDNVSKQYGDGTQAVDSINLHIKEGEFFVIIGPSGSGKTTVLKMINRLIPLTSGTISIKGKRISDYDIHELRWDIGYVLQQVALFPHMTIGENIAIVPELKNWEQGKIKERIDELLEMVGLEPDIYRSRKPHELSGGQQQRVGVTRALAANPPIILMDEPFSALDPISREKLQDDLIHLQKKIKKTIVFVTHDMKEALKLGDRICVMKDGEIVQIGTPEELLANPENEFVRQFVGEEQVPYIEGFSLHEILLPISEAEQNGSVISVAASLEETLSLLAAHEELAVEEGGTIIGMINRQAVIRKLARSKQKEVRS is encoded by the coding sequence ATGATTCAATTTGACAATGTGTCAAAACAGTATGGGGATGGAACCCAGGCTGTTGATTCAATTAATTTACATATAAAAGAAGGCGAGTTCTTCGTAATTATCGGTCCGAGCGGTTCCGGAAAAACAACTGTTCTGAAGATGATTAATAGACTGATTCCTTTGACGTCAGGAACAATATCCATTAAAGGAAAAAGGATAAGTGACTATGACATTCATGAGCTCCGCTGGGATATTGGCTATGTCCTTCAGCAGGTTGCCCTTTTTCCTCACATGACAATTGGGGAAAACATCGCGATCGTACCGGAGCTAAAGAACTGGGAACAAGGAAAAATCAAGGAACGGATTGATGAGTTATTGGAAATGGTCGGATTGGAGCCTGACATATACCGCAGCCGAAAGCCCCATGAACTCTCAGGGGGACAGCAACAAAGAGTGGGCGTAACAAGAGCGCTGGCCGCCAATCCGCCCATCATCCTGATGGATGAGCCTTTTAGTGCGCTGGATCCCATAAGCAGGGAAAAGCTTCAGGACGACCTAATCCATCTTCAGAAAAAAATAAAGAAAACAATCGTCTTTGTCACACATGATATGAAGGAAGCTTTAAAGCTCGGTGACCGGATTTGCGTCATGAAGGACGGGGAAATCGTCCAAATTGGCACGCCGGAAGAGCTGCTTGCTAATCCGGAAAACGAATTTGTCCGGCAGTTTGTCGGGGAAGAGCAGGTACCGTACATAGAGGGATTCAGCCTTCATGAAATCCTCCTGCCGATTTCAGAAGCAGAACAGAACGGGTCAGTCATTTCTGTCGCGGCTTCATTGGAAGAAACGCTTAGCTTATTGGCCGCTCATGAAGAACTTGCTGTTGAAGAGGGCGGTACCATCATTGGAATGATCAACAGGCAGGCCGTCATTCGTAAGCTGGCTCGCAGCAAACAGAAAGAGGTGAGGTCATGA
- a CDS encoding malic enzyme-like NAD(P)-binding protein, producing MDLQKESLLLHEKFQGKLTVDVKMPLNSMKDLSLAYSPGVAEPCRKIHDHPEKVYDYTIKGNLIAVVSDGTSVLGLGDIGPEASMPVMEGKAALFKAFAGIDSVPICLDTKDPEEIIKTVRLLQPSFGGINLEDIAAPNCFYIEERLKQEMNIPVFHDDQHGTAIVTAAGLINALKLVDKKMNEIKVVINGAGAAGIAIIKLLLNMGVKDIIMCDTKGAIYEGRQERMNPVKESVAKTTNPAKRQGPLEDVIIGADVFIGVSSAGALTKEMVQTMSQDSIIFAMANPVPEIMPEDAKSAGAKVVGTGRSDLPNQVNNVLAFPGIFRGALDVRATEINEEMKMAAVKAIAGLIDATDLSPDYVIPGPLDSRVVPAVRDAVVKAAQETGAARIEIIKSQTVSQ from the coding sequence ATGGATTTGCAGAAAGAATCTTTATTGCTTCATGAGAAGTTTCAAGGGAAGTTAACAGTCGATGTGAAAATGCCGCTGAACAGCATGAAGGATTTAAGCTTAGCCTATTCCCCCGGAGTGGCAGAGCCGTGCCGGAAAATTCATGACCATCCTGAGAAAGTCTATGATTATACGATAAAAGGCAATTTAATCGCCGTTGTCTCTGACGGAACCTCGGTGCTGGGACTTGGCGATATTGGCCCTGAAGCCTCCATGCCCGTCATGGAGGGGAAGGCTGCCCTGTTTAAAGCTTTTGCAGGGATTGATTCCGTTCCGATTTGCCTTGATACGAAGGATCCCGAAGAAATTATTAAAACAGTCAGGCTGCTGCAGCCATCGTTTGGCGGCATTAACCTGGAAGATATCGCAGCGCCCAATTGCTTCTACATTGAAGAACGCCTGAAGCAGGAAATGAACATCCCCGTCTTTCATGATGACCAGCATGGAACAGCAATCGTAACGGCTGCCGGATTAATAAACGCTCTAAAGCTTGTGGATAAAAAAATGAATGAAATAAAAGTTGTAATCAATGGCGCCGGTGCCGCAGGAATCGCGATTATCAAGCTGCTCCTTAATATGGGTGTAAAAGATATCATCATGTGCGATACAAAGGGAGCGATTTATGAAGGAAGGCAGGAGCGGATGAACCCTGTCAAAGAGTCTGTGGCAAAAACCACCAATCCAGCCAAACGCCAGGGTCCGCTTGAAGATGTTATCATCGGCGCTGATGTGTTTATCGGGGTATCATCTGCAGGAGCATTAACAAAGGAAATGGTCCAGACAATGAGCCAGGATTCCATTATTTTCGCCATGGCCAATCCGGTTCCTGAAATCATGCCGGAAGACGCGAAATCCGCAGGCGCCAAGGTGGTTGGAACAGGCCGTTCAGATTTGCCGAACCAGGTAAACAATGTCCTCGCATTCCCGGGGATTTTCAGAGGAGCTTTGGACGTAAGGGCTACTGAAATTAATGAAGAAATGAAGATGGCCGCTGTCAAAGCCATCGCTGGATTAATCGATGCTACAGACTTATCACCGGATTATGTAATCCCAGGACCGCTCGACAGCCGAGTTGTCCCGGCTGTAAGAGATGCAGTAGTAAAAGCCGCCCAGGAAACAGGTGCTGCCCGGATCGAAATCATAAAGAGCCAAACAGTAAGCCAATAG
- a CDS encoding LysR family transcriptional regulator, with translation MDIRHLEYFAEVAQHLSFTKASQTLHVTQPSISKAIKNLEGELGVPLFYRSSKQLELTDAGKAVLINAKKVLDAFKNLTLELTDVTELKSGEIKIGIPPIVGAAFFSKLISRYKEKFPLIEIKLTEVGTKKIKKGVDDGTLDIGLICTVPAQGSSFEIINVLKDPLMLIVHREHPLASKREVHFSQLANEPFILYRKDFTLYDLIIEECSKSGFQPNIVCESSQKDFLLGMVEGKLGITMLPSKICQNINCQDLVVLPISESAVDLELGMIWKKDKYLSFAVREFIAGAETYLEEGL, from the coding sequence TTGGATATACGGCATTTAGAATATTTTGCTGAAGTAGCTCAGCACTTAAGCTTCACAAAAGCGTCCCAGACCCTGCATGTTACCCAGCCCTCCATCAGCAAAGCCATAAAAAATCTCGAAGGCGAACTGGGAGTGCCGCTTTTTTACCGGTCATCAAAACAGCTGGAACTAACAGATGCCGGAAAAGCGGTGTTGATCAATGCAAAGAAAGTGCTGGACGCATTTAAAAATCTGACTTTGGAGTTAACAGATGTGACGGAGCTGAAGAGCGGTGAAATCAAGATTGGCATCCCTCCAATTGTAGGAGCTGCTTTTTTTTCGAAGCTCATCAGCCGATATAAAGAAAAATTCCCATTGATCGAAATTAAATTAACAGAGGTCGGCACGAAGAAAATAAAAAAGGGAGTAGACGATGGCACATTGGATATTGGCCTTATTTGCACGGTGCCTGCGCAGGGCAGCAGCTTTGAAATTATTAATGTTTTAAAGGACCCCTTAATGCTGATTGTCCACCGTGAACATCCGCTGGCTTCAAAAAGGGAGGTACACTTTTCACAATTGGCAAATGAGCCCTTTATCCTCTACCGGAAAGATTTCACCCTTTACGACCTGATCATTGAGGAATGCTCGAAAAGCGGATTTCAGCCCAATATCGTCTGTGAAAGCTCACAAAAGGACTTCCTGCTTGGTATGGTTGAAGGAAAACTGGGGATCACTATGCTGCCAAGTAAAATCTGTCAGAATATAAACTGCCAAGACCTCGTGGTTCTGCCAATCTCTGAATCTGCTGTAGATTTGGAGCTCGGAATGATCTGGAAAAAGGATAAGTACTTATCCTTTGCGGTTCGGGAGTTTATCGCCGGTGCGGAGACTTATTTGGAGGAAGGACTATGA
- a CDS encoding gamma-glutamyl-gamma-aminobutyrate hydrolase family protein — protein MKPIIGVTSNLDDKQLSVSMENIHSLLNAGAVPVVLPNLLEDDKIEKLAEELDGLLLTGGGDIDPTLFGEEPHQNLGSICPERDTFEISIIQKMLAIDKPILAICRGCQILIIAAGGDMYQDIYSQMGVPLLQHVQKAPRWHASHFVNVNRDSLLHRVTGAENFKVNSYHHQAVRKMPENFEVCAEANDGVIEAFESNKHNFVLGVQWHPECMTQKNDDPSIAIFEAFIKACKQ, from the coding sequence ATGAAACCAATTATAGGGGTTACATCAAATTTAGATGACAAGCAGCTTTCCGTTTCAATGGAAAATATCCATTCATTATTAAACGCTGGGGCCGTTCCGGTTGTTTTGCCTAATCTGCTGGAAGATGACAAAATTGAAAAATTAGCTGAAGAGCTGGATGGGCTGCTTCTTACCGGTGGAGGGGACATCGATCCGACTCTATTTGGTGAAGAACCCCATCAAAATCTGGGAAGCATCTGTCCGGAAAGAGACACGTTTGAAATCAGCATTATTCAAAAAATGCTGGCTATTGATAAACCAATTTTAGCCATATGCAGGGGCTGCCAAATCCTCATTATTGCTGCTGGGGGCGATATGTATCAGGACATCTATTCCCAAATGGGCGTCCCACTTTTACAGCATGTCCAAAAAGCACCCCGATGGCATGCGTCCCACTTTGTGAATGTAAATAGAGATTCTCTTCTGCACAGAGTCACTGGCGCGGAAAACTTTAAAGTAAACAGCTATCATCATCAGGCTGTCCGCAAAATGCCTGAAAACTTTGAGGTATGTGCAGAAGCAAATGATGGAGTCATTGAGGCATTTGAGAGTAACAAGCATAACTTTGTATTAGGGGTACAGTGGCACCCTGAATGCATGACACAAAAGAATGATGACCCATCCATAGCTATTTTTGAGGCATTTATAAAGGCTTGCAAACAATAA
- a CDS encoding catalase, with protein MEENKDLNSANEQDVKRETLTTRQGHPVTDNQNIRTLGNRGPATLENYHFIEKISHFDREEVPERVVHARGAGAFGYFETYGKVGDEPVEKYTRAKVFSGAGTKTPLMVRFSTVAGAKDSPETVRDPRGFAVKMYTEDGNWDLVGNNLKIFFIRDAMKFPDMIHAFKPDPVSNVSNPERMFDFVSRTPEATHMITFLFSPWGIPATYRHMQGSGVNTYKWVNEIGEAVLVKYHWEPKQGIRNLTQEEASNIQAKNVGHATQDLFESIKRGDYPEWELFVQIMEDDYHPELDFDPLDDTKLWPEDKFPWLPLGRMVLDRNPEDYHAEIEQAAFGTGVLVDGMDFSDDKMLQGRTFSYSDTQRYRVGANYLKLPVNAPKAPVRTNQQRGQMDTRDPKESGENPHINYEPSMKGGFKQAPEEGRTPHRPTYNAAAMSAPIDRPNNYGQAGHTYRSFEDWERDELIKNLSEALSVCDKRIQDAMFEHFTQADEDYGRRVKEGTEKVMKELLEMNGEEQVPGRDAGRSKYGQGSIAENQAAKEAVEKSRETDPY; from the coding sequence TTGGAAGAAAACAAAGATTTGAATTCTGCAAATGAGCAAGATGTGAAGCGTGAGACGCTGACGACACGGCAGGGGCATCCTGTTACTGATAACCAAAACATCCGCACGTTAGGCAATCGGGGACCAGCGACCTTGGAGAATTACCATTTCATTGAGAAGATCTCCCATTTTGACAGGGAAGAGGTTCCGGAGCGTGTGGTTCACGCAAGAGGGGCAGGGGCATTCGGTTACTTTGAGACATACGGAAAAGTGGGGGATGAGCCGGTCGAAAAGTATACCCGCGCAAAGGTTTTTTCCGGTGCAGGAACGAAGACACCATTGATGGTTCGCTTCTCCACCGTTGCAGGGGCAAAAGATTCACCGGAAACAGTACGGGATCCGCGCGGCTTTGCAGTAAAAATGTACACAGAGGATGGAAACTGGGATTTAGTCGGCAATAACCTGAAAATCTTCTTTATCCGGGATGCGATGAAATTCCCTGACATGATTCACGCCTTCAAGCCTGATCCCGTTTCAAACGTGTCAAATCCCGAGCGGATGTTTGATTTTGTCTCCCGTACACCTGAGGCCACACACATGATTACATTCCTGTTTTCACCATGGGGAATACCCGCTACTTACCGTCACATGCAGGGATCCGGCGTCAATACGTATAAATGGGTGAATGAAATAGGTGAAGCGGTACTGGTGAAATATCACTGGGAGCCGAAGCAGGGAATCCGCAACCTGACACAGGAAGAGGCAAGCAATATTCAGGCGAAAAATGTCGGTCATGCCACACAGGATTTATTTGAGTCGATTAAACGGGGAGATTATCCTGAATGGGAACTATTTGTCCAGATCATGGAGGATGATTACCATCCTGAACTGGATTTTGATCCCCTTGATGATACGAAGCTTTGGCCGGAAGATAAGTTCCCTTGGCTGCCTCTTGGCCGTATGGTTCTTGATCGTAATCCAGAAGATTACCATGCAGAGATTGAGCAGGCTGCCTTCGGTACAGGGGTACTTGTTGACGGAATGGATTTTTCCGATGATAAAATGCTGCAGGGCCGGACTTTCTCTTATTCCGATACACAGCGCTATCGCGTAGGGGCGAACTATCTGAAATTACCGGTGAATGCACCGAAAGCACCTGTGCGCACAAACCAGCAGCGCGGCCAAATGGATACTCGTGACCCGAAAGAGTCTGGAGAAAATCCGCATATTAACTACGAGCCATCGATGAAGGGCGGCTTCAAACAAGCACCTGAAGAAGGGCGCACCCCGCATCGGCCAACCTATAATGCGGCAGCCATGAGCGCACCTATCGATCGTCCAAACAATTATGGTCAAGCCGGCCATACCTACCGGAGCTTTGAAGATTGGGAGCGCGATGAACTGATCAAAAACCTATCTGAAGCACTGTCGGTTTGTGACAAACGTATTCAAGATGCTATGTTTGAGCATTTTACACAGGCAGATGAAGATTATGGCCGCCGCGTGAAGGAAGGAACTGAGAAAGTCATGAAAGAATTGCTGGAAATGAACGGTGAAGAGCAAGTTCCTGGCCGTGACGCCGGAAGGTCTAAATATGGCCAGGGTTCGATCGCTGAGAACCAGGCAGCAAAAGAAGCTGTTGAGAAAAGCCGCGAAACGGATCCATATTAA
- a CDS encoding glucose-1-dehydrogenase has translation MYPSLEGKVVVITGGATGLGKAMAERFGAEKAKVVINYFNEKQELQGIIETIEKAGGSASAIQGDVTKEEDIKRMIAHAIKTFGSLDVMINNAGIENEVPSEELTLEDWNKVISTNLTGQFLGCREAIDYMLENKIKGSIINMSSVHQEIPWPHFVHYAASKGGVKLMTETLALEFAPHGIRVNCIAPGAIDTPINAEKFSDPELKKGVLELIPMGYIGRPEEIAACAVWLASKEASYVTGLTLYADGGMTQYPGFQAGKG, from the coding sequence ATGTATCCAAGTCTTGAAGGAAAAGTTGTCGTCATTACCGGCGGAGCGACCGGGCTCGGGAAGGCGATGGCTGAGCGATTCGGTGCTGAAAAAGCGAAGGTAGTCATCAATTATTTCAATGAGAAACAGGAACTGCAGGGGATTATTGAAACAATTGAAAAAGCAGGCGGAAGTGCCTCTGCCATCCAGGGGGATGTTACAAAGGAAGAGGATATTAAAAGAATGATCGCCCATGCAATTAAAACATTCGGTTCTCTCGACGTCATGATCAATAACGCGGGAATCGAAAATGAAGTCCCATCTGAAGAACTCACCCTGGAGGATTGGAACAAAGTTATTTCAACGAATTTGACAGGACAATTTCTAGGCTGCCGGGAAGCCATAGATTATATGCTGGAAAACAAAATAAAAGGCTCGATCATTAATATGTCATCTGTTCATCAGGAAATTCCCTGGCCCCATTTTGTTCACTATGCCGCAAGCAAAGGCGGGGTCAAATTGATGACCGAGACTCTCGCTCTTGAATTTGCTCCGCACGGGATCCGGGTGAACTGCATTGCCCCTGGTGCTATTGATACACCGATTAATGCTGAAAAATTTTCAGATCCTGAATTGAAAAAAGGTGTCCTTGAGCTCATTCCTATGGGCTACATCGGCAGGCCCGAAGAAATCGCAGCTTGTGCAGTGTGGCTGGCTTCTAAAGAAGCCAGCTATGTCACCGGACTGACATTATATGCTGACGGGGGCATGACACAATATCCCGGATTCCAGGCGGGAAAAGGATGA
- a CDS encoding GRP family sugar transporter translates to MTGILLALIAAVSWGSIVFVSNKLGGDEDSQTLGTTIGALLFAIAVYLFKRPDLSNIVWAVGFISGLFWSIGQKNQFGAVRYLGVAKTAPMSTGLQLIGTTFFGVFIFKEWETAMSIIIGVTSLVCIIVGAVLTSLKQGDDKEQGKSLKKGLLVLLLSTAGFVGYVVLIRWFEIDGWSAILPQAIGMVTGAFLITLRRKPYNKFAVRNIITGLIWSTGNLGLLLSLPKIGVATSFSLSQTGIVISTIGGLFFLNERKSKKQVFMVLLGCLFIIAGGVLLGFTKK, encoded by the coding sequence ATGACAGGAATTCTATTAGCCCTCATTGCAGCGGTTTCCTGGGGCAGCATTGTATTTGTCAGCAACAAGCTTGGCGGAGATGAGGACAGCCAGACACTGGGTACGACAATAGGAGCCCTGTTATTTGCTATCGCTGTTTATCTTTTCAAGAGGCCGGATTTGTCCAATATTGTTTGGGCAGTTGGCTTCATTTCCGGCTTATTCTGGTCGATCGGGCAGAAAAATCAGTTTGGGGCAGTCCGCTATTTGGGGGTTGCCAAGACAGCTCCGATGTCCACTGGCCTGCAGCTTATAGGAACAACTTTTTTTGGGGTATTCATTTTTAAAGAATGGGAAACAGCGATGAGCATTATCATCGGGGTCACCTCTCTGGTCTGCATCATTGTCGGTGCCGTTCTGACTTCTCTGAAACAGGGAGATGACAAGGAACAGGGAAAAAGTCTCAAGAAAGGCCTGCTTGTACTGCTTTTATCGACGGCAGGATTTGTGGGGTATGTCGTATTAATCCGCTGGTTTGAAATTGACGGCTGGTCTGCAATTCTGCCGCAGGCGATTGGGATGGTAACAGGAGCATTCCTCATTACTCTGCGCCGCAAGCCATATAACAAATTTGCTGTACGAAATATCATTACGGGGCTGATTTGGAGTACGGGGAATCTGGGATTGCTGCTTTCACTGCCAAAGATCGGCGTGGCCACCAGCTTTTCACTCTCTCAGACCGGAATTGTAATATCGACCATTGGCGGGCTTTTCTTTTTAAATGAACGCAAAAGCAAAAAGCAGGTGTTTATGGTTCTCCTTGGCTGTTTGTTTATTATAGCTGGAGGAGTTTTGCTGGGCTTTACAAAAAAATAA